One window of the Chryseobacterium sp. CY350 genome contains the following:
- a CDS encoding tetratricopeptide repeat protein, producing MEEYFGNELVKKFEEMMENNDEFYFDTEELDDIIVYYLELGDFNYADMAVTYGLKLHPNSLDIKIKKLEVLLEWEDYNTAKEMINELKGSSMENTDFLVCYAKYYSNLGNPRKSIEICKKALELNEEENFLNNFIADEYVNLGDPFNALKHYQQALKDDPTDEYSLENAMICFSDLNKSEEAIAFLNDYLDNFAYSEVAWSEYGQYYFNRKNYEEAIKGFDYMLAINSSAVGVYASKAACYEALNQYKKAVEVYEEMLELEYTKAFTFYKIGLCYKALKQPTVALNYFQKSLREDPQFYMAMMEQSYLYEEMGGMPEALHFAREATLLNDGNLEYQKRLAFLFIDSGKFEESLSCLKKLVDAEPSRFYNWYAYTEVLMLVGEYEEAVTVLIAALEHHNRAELYYQLSNCYLNLKDNKKGAEMLEKALQLDASLVTDMQKKYPYIKDEVKKAKAKVKKKSE from the coding sequence TTGGAAGAATATTTTGGAAATGAACTTGTGAAAAAGTTCGAGGAAATGATGGAAAATAATGATGAATTCTACTTCGATACAGAAGAATTAGATGACATTATTGTTTATTATCTGGAGTTGGGAGATTTTAATTACGCTGATATGGCAGTAACTTACGGTCTCAAACTTCATCCCAATTCTTTGGATATCAAGATCAAAAAACTTGAAGTGCTCTTAGAATGGGAAGATTATAATACGGCGAAGGAAATGATCAATGAGTTAAAAGGTTCTTCTATGGAGAATACAGACTTTTTGGTATGTTACGCAAAGTATTATTCGAATTTAGGAAATCCTAGAAAATCTATTGAAATTTGCAAAAAAGCTTTAGAATTAAATGAAGAAGAAAACTTCCTTAATAATTTTATTGCAGATGAATATGTGAATTTAGGAGACCCTTTTAACGCTCTTAAACATTATCAGCAGGCATTGAAAGATGATCCTACAGACGAATATTCTTTGGAGAATGCAATGATCTGCTTCAGTGATCTGAATAAGAGTGAGGAAGCAATCGCTTTCCTGAATGACTATCTTGATAATTTTGCCTACTCAGAAGTAGCGTGGAGCGAGTACGGACAGTATTATTTCAACAGAAAAAATTATGAAGAAGCTATTAAAGGTTTCGATTATATGTTGGCAATCAATTCCAGCGCTGTTGGAGTTTATGCAAGTAAAGCAGCTTGTTATGAAGCTTTAAATCAATACAAAAAAGCAGTCGAGGTTTATGAAGAAATGCTTGAGTTGGAATATACAAAAGCGTTTACGTTTTATAAAATCGGACTGTGTTATAAGGCATTAAAACAGCCAACGGTAGCTCTGAACTATTTCCAGAAATCATTGAGAGAAGATCCTCAGTTTTATATGGCGATGATGGAGCAATCTTACTTATACGAAGAAATGGGCGGAATGCCGGAAGCTCTTCACTTTGCGAGAGAAGCAACTTTGCTGAATGATGGAAATCTTGAATATCAGAAAAGACTTGCGTTTTTATTTATTGACTCAGGAAAATTTGAAGAAAGCCTTTCTTGCCTGAAAAAATTGGTAGATGCAGAACCGTCCAGATTTTACAACTGGTACGCGTATACTGAAGTTTTAATGCTCGTCGGCGAATATGAAGAAGCGGTAACGGTTTTAATTGCTGCTTTAGAACATCACAACCGCGCAGAACTTTATTATCAGCTAAGCAACTGTTATTTGAATTTAAAGGATAACAAAAAAGGCGCAGAAATGCTTGAAAAAGCATTGCAGCTTGATGCTTCTTTGGTTACTGATATGCAAAAAAAGTATCCGTATATCAAAGACGAGGTGAAAAAGGCGAAGGCAAAAGTGAAGAAAAAAAGTGAATAG
- a CDS encoding type II toxin-antitoxin system RelE/ParE family toxin: MKSGYEIVWSDQSLKELEETIEYLERNFTNKELRRLSVEIERNLDIISENPLVFSRTEKLDIRKVVTAKFNTLYYKIENEKIEIISFFSNRQNPSNRKI, translated from the coding sequence ATGAAAAGTGGCTATGAAATCGTTTGGTCTGATCAATCACTAAAAGAGTTAGAAGAAACAATTGAATATTTAGAGCGGAATTTTACAAATAAGGAATTGAGAAGGTTGTCGGTTGAAATTGAAAGAAATTTAGATATAATTTCAGAAAATCCGCTAGTTTTTTCAAGAACTGAAAAATTAGATATTCGTAAAGTGGTTACAGCAAAGTTTAATACTTTATACTATAAAATAGAAAATGAAAAGATTGAAATTATTTCATTTTTTTCAAATCGACAAAATCCTAGCAATAGGAAAATTTAA
- a CDS encoding DUF2683 family protein: MTITINPKNKKELAKIKAILKAVEIDFVEEIPEEDWYDELSEAEKKSIELGLKDIEEGRVVAHSEVKKLYEKWL, translated from the coding sequence ATGACAATTACCATTAATCCTAAAAATAAAAAAGAACTCGCTAAGATAAAAGCGATTTTGAAGGCGGTTGAAATTGATTTTGTAGAAGAAATTCCAGAGGAAGATTGGTATGATGAACTTTCAGAGGCTGAAAAAAAATCGATAGAATTAGGACTAAAAGATATTGAAGAAGGTAGAGTGGTTGCTCATTCTGAAGTAAAAAAGCTTTATGAAAAGTGGCTATGA
- the glmM gene encoding phosphoglucosamine mutase, giving the protein MSLIKSISGIRGTIGGKVNDNLTPLDVVKFASAFGTWLQNNKNKKDLTLIIGRDARISGSMVNSLVCATLQGLGIHVVDLGLSTTPTVEIMVPELNADGGIILTASHNPKQWNALKLLNEKGEFINGENGAEVLALAENEDFDYAEVDDLGKYETRDDAFDIHIRQILDLPMVDVEAIKAKKYKIVLDAVNSTGGIAIPMLLDKLGCETVKLYCEPNGQFPHNPEPLKEHLGDICELVIKEKADFGVVVDPDVDRLALVDENGEMFGEEYTLVAVADYLLKNINGVAISNLSSSRALRDVAKTHNSEYFASAVGEVNVVNLMKEKNAVIGGEGNGGIIYPELHYGRDSLVGVALFLTHLAKENKTVSELRAGYPSYFMGKKKIELTPEINVDDLLTKMEKEYQNEEVSTIDGVKIDFENNWVHLRKSNTEPIIRIYTEAFSQEEADKLGDDMIAKIRSLI; this is encoded by the coding sequence ATGTCATTAATAAAAAGTATCTCCGGAATCAGAGGAACGATCGGTGGAAAAGTAAATGATAATTTGACACCACTTGATGTCGTGAAATTTGCATCAGCCTTCGGAACCTGGCTTCAGAATAATAAAAATAAAAAAGATTTAACCTTAATTATCGGTCGTGATGCAAGAATCTCCGGTTCAATGGTCAATTCTCTGGTTTGTGCAACTTTGCAAGGTTTGGGAATTCACGTTGTAGATTTAGGACTTTCGACAACACCAACTGTAGAAATTATGGTTCCTGAATTAAATGCTGACGGAGGAATTATTTTGACCGCTTCTCACAATCCAAAACAATGGAATGCATTGAAATTGTTAAATGAGAAAGGTGAATTTATTAACGGAGAAAATGGTGCTGAGGTTTTGGCATTGGCGGAAAATGAAGATTTCGATTATGCGGAAGTTGATGATTTAGGTAAATACGAAACAAGAGATGATGCTTTTGATATTCACATTCGGCAGATTCTTGATTTGCCGATGGTGGATGTTGAAGCGATTAAAGCTAAAAAATATAAAATCGTTTTAGATGCCGTAAATTCTACTGGCGGAATTGCAATTCCAATGCTTTTGGATAAATTGGGTTGCGAAACGGTAAAATTATACTGCGAACCAAACGGACAGTTTCCGCACAATCCTGAACCTCTGAAAGAACATTTGGGAGACATCTGTGAATTAGTAATCAAAGAAAAAGCAGATTTTGGCGTTGTAGTAGATCCGGATGTTGACAGATTGGCTTTGGTAGACGAAAACGGAGAAATGTTCGGGGAAGAATATACCTTAGTTGCTGTTGCCGATTATTTGTTGAAAAACATAAACGGAGTTGCCATTTCAAATCTTTCTTCAAGTCGCGCATTGAGAGATGTGGCAAAAACTCATAACTCAGAATATTTTGCAAGTGCTGTTGGAGAAGTGAATGTGGTCAATTTAATGAAAGAAAAAAATGCTGTGATCGGCGGTGAAGGAAACGGTGGAATTATCTATCCTGAACTTCATTACGGAAGAGATTCTTTGGTTGGCGTTGCTTTGTTTTTGACCCATTTAGCAAAAGAAAATAAAACGGTTTCCGAATTAAGAGCTGGTTATCCAAGTTATTTTATGGGGAAAAAGAAAATCGAACTTACTCCCGAAATAAATGTTGATGATCTTTTAACTAAAATGGAAAAAGAGTATCAAAATGAAGAGGTTTCTACCATTGACGGAGTAAAAATAGATTTTGAAAACAATTGGGTTCACCTTAGAAAATCGAATACAGAACCGATTATCAGAATTTATACAGAAGCTTTCTCACAGGAAGAAGCCGACAAATTAGGCGATGATATGATTGCTAAAATCAGAAGTTTGATTTAA
- the feoB gene encoding ferrous iron transport protein B produces the protein MQQQNKKQVLLVGNPNVGKSTLFNALCNKKQKTGNYAGVTVSSHSGSYIYKDEEVEVVDLPGSYSIYPSSEDEAIFSKFLLESQKDFAGVIYILEALSLKRGLLLFQQIQDLGVPMILVVNQIDQAERRGINIDIEKFSEALNIRIIQTNAKEQLGIEAIQKAILDNDFARIEKPSFDIPVEHKDFLNKVSAHNQFENDYKAWMSLSIGADLNKLNSATELINDSEAKSLVPKRLQVQEVVRRYQNIDKILANVISKKPQFKELLTEKLDKVLVHPIFGYVVFVGILLVIFNSVFFLAEYPMNWIDEFFAWLSAFSKQNLPEGPINSLISDGIVPGLGGIIIFAPQIGILLYFLYLLEDSGYMARVIFLMDRFLRPFGLNGKSIVPLVSGTACAIPAVISTRNIENFRERLLTILVTPFMTCSARLPVYSIIIGLIISDKTFFGIQYKALVLLGMYLLGFFVALLSAAILKGFIKNKGKTYLVMDLPTYKKPLFGYDLKMVLGKVWDFITGAGKIIFIVSIIIWCLSYFGPKQSEEQIVATNVELDHSYLAKMGKAIEPAIAPLGYDWKMGVGILTSFVAREVFVGTMSTLYSLDDDAPEGKVIDKMRMDVKPNGDKVFSFATGISVLLFYAFAMQCVSTVAVVYRETKSWKWTGFQVVMMTGLAYFVSLIAYQILK, from the coding sequence ATGCAGCAACAAAATAAAAAGCAGGTACTTTTAGTAGGAAATCCCAACGTTGGAAAATCAACCCTTTTTAATGCACTTTGCAATAAAAAACAGAAAACTGGAAACTACGCGGGAGTTACTGTTTCCAGCCATTCAGGATCATATATCTACAAAGACGAAGAAGTTGAGGTAGTAGACCTTCCGGGATCATACAGCATTTATCCGAGCTCCGAAGATGAGGCCATTTTTTCTAAATTTCTATTGGAAAGTCAGAAAGATTTTGCCGGAGTTATTTATATTCTCGAAGCTCTGAGTTTAAAAAGAGGATTGCTTTTATTTCAGCAGATTCAGGATTTGGGCGTTCCGATGATTCTGGTTGTTAACCAAATAGATCAAGCGGAAAGAAGAGGAATCAACATCGATATCGAGAAATTTTCCGAAGCTTTGAATATCAGAATTATTCAGACGAATGCCAAGGAACAGTTAGGAATTGAAGCGATTCAAAAAGCGATTTTAGATAATGATTTTGCTAGAATAGAAAAGCCTTCATTTGATATTCCTGTTGAGCATAAGGATTTTTTAAATAAAGTTTCCGCTCATAATCAATTTGAAAACGATTACAAGGCATGGATGAGTCTCTCAATCGGTGCCGATTTAAATAAATTAAATTCTGCGACTGAATTAATTAATGACTCTGAAGCTAAAAGTTTGGTTCCGAAAAGATTACAGGTTCAGGAAGTAGTGAGGCGATATCAGAATATTGATAAGATACTAGCGAATGTAATTTCAAAAAAACCTCAGTTTAAAGAACTTTTAACTGAAAAACTAGATAAAGTTCTTGTTCATCCCATTTTCGGATATGTCGTTTTTGTAGGAATTTTATTGGTAATTTTCAACAGTGTCTTCTTCCTTGCAGAATATCCCATGAACTGGATCGATGAGTTTTTTGCATGGCTTTCAGCATTTAGTAAACAAAATTTGCCGGAAGGTCCTATTAATTCACTCATTTCCGACGGAATTGTTCCTGGATTAGGAGGAATTATCATCTTTGCACCACAAATCGGGATTTTATTATACTTCCTTTATCTCTTGGAAGATTCTGGGTATATGGCGAGAGTTATCTTTCTGATGGACAGGTTTTTGAGGCCATTTGGTTTAAATGGAAAAAGTATAGTTCCGCTGGTTTCAGGAACGGCTTGTGCAATTCCGGCAGTAATTTCAACAAGAAATATTGAAAACTTCCGAGAAAGATTACTCACCATTTTGGTGACGCCTTTTATGACTTGTTCAGCGAGACTTCCGGTTTACAGTATTATTATCGGATTGATAATTTCAGATAAAACTTTTTTCGGAATTCAATATAAAGCGTTGGTACTTTTGGGAATGTATCTTTTGGGATTTTTCGTAGCGCTACTTTCTGCAGCGATTTTGAAAGGTTTCATTAAAAATAAAGGAAAAACATACTTGGTTATGGATTTGCCGACGTACAAAAAACCACTTTTCGGATATGATCTGAAAATGGTTTTAGGTAAAGTTTGGGATTTTATTACAGGAGCGGGGAAAATCATATTTATTGTAAGTATCATTATTTGGTGTCTCAGTTATTTCGGACCGAAACAAAGCGAAGAGCAGATTGTTGCTACCAACGTGGAACTTGATCATTCGTATTTGGCGAAGATGGGAAAAGCAATCGAGCCGGCAATTGCTCCTTTGGGATATGATTGGAAAATGGGAGTAGGAATTCTGACGAGCTTTGTAGCAAGAGAGGTTTTCGTAGGAACAATGTCAACTTTATATAGTTTAGATGATGACGCTCCGGAAGGAAAAGTAATCGATAAAATGCGAATGGATGTAAAGCCAAATGGCGATAAAGTCTTCAGTTTTGCAACCGGAATTTCGGTTTTATTGTTTTACGCGTTTGCAATGCAATGTGTTTCTACCGTTGCAGTAGTTTACAGAGAAACCAAAAGCTGGAAATGGACTGGCTTTCAGGTGGTAATGATGACAGGTTTGGCATATTTTGTGTCATTAATTGCTTATCAAATCTTAAAATAA
- a CDS encoding FeoA family protein: MKDNYSQTLNRFPKNRLGKILGYDNDHLQMPNKIIEMGLLPETVFRILYRAPFNGPLYVEFGDEKSRIALRKEEGEFIIVEDWN, from the coding sequence TTGAAAGATAACTATTCACAGACATTAAATAGATTTCCTAAGAACAGACTTGGGAAAATTTTGGGCTACGATAATGATCATTTACAGATGCCCAACAAAATCATAGAAATGGGGCTGTTGCCTGAAACTGTCTTCAGAATACTTTATAGAGCTCCTTTCAACGGCCCTCTTTATGTGGAATTTGGGGATGAAAAAAGTAGGATCGCGTTGCGAAAAGAAGAAGGGGAGTTTATCATTGTAGAAGATTGGAATTAA